From Calonectris borealis chromosome 7, bCalBor7.hap1.2, whole genome shotgun sequence, one genomic window encodes:
- the CDK1 gene encoding cyclin-dependent kinase 1, giving the protein MDDYTKIEKIGEGTYGVVYKGRHKTTGQVVAMKKIRLESEEEGVPSTAIREISLLKELHHPNIVCLQDVLMQDSRLYLVFEFLSMDLKKYLDTIPSGQYLDRSRVKSYLYQILQGIVFCHSRRVLHRDLKPQNLLIDDKGVIKLADFGLARAFGIPVRVYTHEVVTLWYRSPEVLLGSARYSTPVDIWSIGTIFAELATKKPLFHGDSEIDQLFRIFRALGTPNNEVWPEVESLQDYKNTFPKWKPGSLGTHVKNLDEDGLDLLSKMLIYDPAKRISGKMALNHPYFDDLDKSTLPANLIKK; this is encoded by the exons GTACCTATGGTGTTGTGTATAAAGGTCGGCACAAAACCACAGGCCAAGTGGTTGCAATGAAGAAAATACGTCTAGAAAGTGAGGAGGAAGGTGTTCCAAGTACTGCTATCCgagaaatttctttattaaaagagCTGCATCATCCCAATATAGTCTG TCTTCAGGATGTTCTTATGCAGGATTCAAGACTGTACCTCGTCTTTGAATTCCTTTCCATGGATCTCAAGAAATACTTGGATACTATTCCATCTGGCCAATATTTGGATCGTTCACGTGTTAAG AGTTACTTGTATCAAATCTTGCAAGGTATTGTCTTCTGCCATTCAAGAAGAGTTCTGCACAGAGACTTAAAACCTCAGAATCTCTTAATAGATGACAAGGGAGTGATTAAACTGGCGGACTTTGGATTGGCTCGAGCCTTTGGAATTCCAGTGCGGGTATACACTCATGAA GTAGTGACACTGTGGTACAGGTCTCCAGAAGTGTTGCTAGGATCTGCTCGTTACTCTACTCCTGTAGATATATGGAGCATAGGTACCATATTTGCTGAGCTGGCAACTAAAAAGCCGCTTTTCCATGGGGACTCGGAGATTGACCAGCTCTTCAGAATCTTCAG AGCTTTAGGTACCCCCAACAATGAGGTGTGGCCTGAAGTGGAATCCCTGCAAGACTACAAAAACACATTCCCAAAATGGAAACCTGGCAGCCTGGGAACACATGTCAAAAACTTAGATGAAGATGGGCTCGATCTGCTCTCT aaaatgttaatttatgaTCCTGCAAAAAGAATTTCTGGCAAAATGGCCTTGAACCATCCATATTTTGATGACTTGGACAAATCCACTCTTCCTGCTAATCTGATTAAGAAATAA